In Tenrec ecaudatus isolate mTenEca1 chromosome 9, mTenEca1.hap1, whole genome shotgun sequence, the DNA window ACAGCTGTCTGAAGCATACCCAACTAGAAATGAACCCATTTTCTAAGACAACAGAGGTTCTTAAACTTGGTGGCAGGGCATTAATCAGTTGGGGGACTTGTTCAAAGAGATGCTGAGCCCCCAAAGTTTCCGATTCAGTGGAGCTGCTGTATGACCTGGGGATTTATGTTTCTAAGCAGATTTCAAAAGATCCAGATGCAATGATCTTTAGGCCTACAAGTTATGCATGACTGCTCTGAAACAGAACACAATTGAAAACAGGACACACATGGAGGTCATCTGACATAAAAGCCCTTATTTTTTCAATTGGCAACTGTGCTTATGCCTAAATTAATCCATATATGTATGCTGTTACAAATTATTTATATGCTTTGTGCTTTTTAAACGTCAAGAGGAAGGCCATGACAGCCTATATTAAAGTCCCTCTCATTAGCTCATTGTTCCACAACTATCAATTCCTGAATCAGTACTTCCCAAATGGAAACATCCATTTCTACAGCTGTATTTTTTCTGCTCCATCTACACACCTTTACCTTTCACCACTTCCTGTACGCACATGGACCTCCCCTGAGGTGTCATTTCAAGCACCCTCCTGCTTACAATGCTGCTAATGGAGTTTCCCCCTTGTGCCCATTCATTCAAACACTCCGACTGGTCTACCGCTTTCCCCCGAATTCCTACAGTTGGGCTGTGATGGAACACGGCTCTGGAGGAGATCAAGAATGAAAGTGgctatgtagctcagaagcaacaaaacccaaatggaagaagcacaccagcctgtgtgatcatgaagtgtcgaagggatcagatatcaggcatcaaagaacaaaaaatcttatcactgtgaatgaggaggcatgtggagtggggatccaaagcccatctgtaggaaactggacattcccttacagaagggtctcggggaggagatgagccagtcaggatgcagtgtagcaacaatgacacatacaactttcctctagttcctaaaagcttcctccccactccactatcattatcctaattctaccttacaaatctggctagaccagaggatgtacactggtacaggtaggaacttgaaacacagggaatccagggcagatgatcccttcaggaccagtggtgagagaggccatactgagagggtggagggaaggtggggtagaaaggggaaactgatcataaggatttacatataactctctccctggggggtggacaacagaaaagtgggtgaagggagactttggacagtataagatatgacaaaataataatttataaaatttccagggttcatgagggaagggtgacagaagggagggggaaaatgaggagctgataccaaaggctactcaagtagaaagcaaattttttgagaatgatgatggcaacaaatgtacaaatgtgcatgacacaatggatgtatgtttggattgtgataagaggtgtacgagcccccaataaaatgatttaaaaaagaagaatgaagaagaggACGAGGGATTGGATTCTCTAAGAGTTGCCAACCAGTTCTTCACAGTTCAGAAAAAGGTACATGCCTTTCTTCAACTTAGAAATGTAAAAAGTTCTGTTAACCCGCTACAGGAACTTAAGTCAAAGTTGGGTTAAGGTCACGGGCTGCGGTTTGAGTATAAGTTCAAATCTGCACATGTTGGCTGTTTAGTGACTTAGCCTGTCTACGCCTGTTTCCTCATCTAAAGTCTAGGAGTACTAATACTCCCTACATCTCAGAGTTCTTGTGAGGACTGAATGAGCTAGTAACTGTTCAGTGCATATTGCAGCCTCCTAGCATATCGAAACTACGATTATCGCTACCATACCTGCCACACCCACCCCATTCTCTGCTTCACACACGTGGACTCACACCACCCATCTGGCAGTGCACCGCCAGGCACGTTCATGATTTGCACTATCCAGGGACCTGAGATGACACTCGGTGCCTTGAAAGGAAGGTCTGGCGATTGACTTCTAGAAACCCAGCCTTTGAAAAGACTACAGAGCCCAGTTATATTCTGATACACATGGGGACACCGAGAGCCCACAGACAAATTtatgattaaagagtttattacAGAAGTGAACAAGGTTGCAGTGCCCGTGAGAAACCCTCAGGGTAGTTGTTTGATGAGGACGTGTTTGTTACAAAGTTCTAATAAATGCCCAGAAGGGAATGCCACTGCTGTGAGCCTCAACCTGAAGGTCTTCAGCTCAAGTCTGGGGGTCACTAGCCCAGCTCCCGGAACTGCGTcctagaggcaccccactctagtAAGCTTCCTTTGTATGAGCATGTCAACTACCTACTAAGCAGaagaggaagaggggaggggtatgtgaaattttcattttatcagaaaaagcaaaattatatagcaagaagaaataaagaaaccCGTTACAACACTGGTACTCAGGGCAAAATAATTCCCTTATATTCATTCCCGTGCCATTGAGACACATATCTACATGTGCATCACTGTGTACAAAAGGCAGAGAGTCCAGGTAAAAGTCATCCACCAGAATAATAACTAACATTTGCCCTAGCAGTGCTGCTTCCAGGGCCTGGTTATTAGACTCCAAGTCAGCGTGGTTTATTGATCTGTTTACAATGCGCTGAAGACAGATTAAAATGACTGCTTTGTTCTGACATACAAGAAACAGCTGTGGAAGCCCTCGGTCCGTGGCCCAGTAAGCACGCGACAATGACAGCCtccaagggaaccaacataaacTTTCTTGCCTCCCCATACTTGCTATGAATTGAActgcccacctcccacccccctgaACAGATAAGTTTAAGTCCTAACTCCTGTATCTGTGGATATGACCTGGCTTGGGGAAACAAGGTCTTCTTAAAAGAAAGGATCAGTTGACTCAGGCTAGGGTAGGGTGGGTCTTATGCTGATCCCTTTAAGTGGCATTTTATATAAAAAGGGGACAAATATGGGGACAGGGTCGTACACAGGGAAGACAGGCACTTTATGAATATACATCTCCAAGCCAATGCACACCAAAAGACACCAGGGCTACCAGACAAAGGAGGAGAGGAGGCTGGGTGTGTGGCTTcttccctccccgcctcccccttcCACAGCAATCGGAGAGCACAGCCTCGGTGATGGTGTCAATTAGGAATTTCACCTCCCAGACAGGCAAGTAAATAAATTTGCTTTAAGATTACCCACTTTTGGGAGCTTTGTTTTGGCAGCCTAATTAAACATCAACTtaaattttaaacacacacacacacacacacacacacacacacaggcacacttcaaaaagttcttaggaaaactccattatctttttgttccatttttcatgaactttttgcagTCTCCCACCACTTAGCTATGCCAACCACCCCTTAATGAATGCCCATGGAGGGCAACCCCTCCTCCATGAGCTCCTAGCGGCCAAGTGAGGCTAGTCTGACAGTGGCAGGCTAATCTGGCTTAAGAAGTGATTCTCCTGCAGTGCTGCTCACAGTCATGGGTTCTTCCTCTTTAGCCGATCCCTCCCTCCCGCAGGGAATGGCTTTATGTCTCTCCTAAACCCAGTGCTCCTCACACAGAGACACTCACAAAATTCCTCATCAACGGGCCTCTCCCCGGAGTAACCCAACAATTCAAAGCACCGCTGGAGCTGGAAGGTCTCACACTCCTCGATAAAAGAATGCATGTTCAATGGAAATCATGAATGCTCTTGGGTTGCAATCAGAACTTAACCTTTTATTAAAGTAGTTTAGGATGAACATTTCCAACATGTGTTTCTCATTTTGAACGACTGAGAAAAACAGCCCGGTTTTTCATAGTACATCACAGTTGCATTATGAAGAAAGCATTTATCAGTGCCCATCCATGCATTCACCAAGCATGCGAATGCCTGGGACAGTGGTAGGCCCAGGCTTTCGGTGAATGAAACATCATGTCAAACTGTCTTAATAAGTTCTAATACTGTTACTTTTCATCTCAAATGAAGCAGCCCTTAGAGCActgtgaaggaaccctggtggtacaagaGATTATGTATTGGGCCaaaggttcgaatccaccagtcattccttgggagaaagatgaggctgtttcccCAAaggctcacagtctcagaaactctggcTAGAGTAGTTTGACCATGGCGTCCTTGTGAATCAGAATGGAGTTGATGGCCGCAGGCTCTTGGGGGTGTTGCAGTTTAAGTGCTGGGTAGCTGAAGCCTGGTGTCTCTAACCCCACTTCATTAGACTGTCTcctccagaaagagttacagacttgggagatgtgGGGAACAATTCCGCTCTGGCCTACAGAGTCACTAAGCGCTGACTAGCTTGCAGTGGGCTTCGGTTATCTCAAGCACCCTGgaatatttttacttttaaaaatgtaatggtATAATGTAATACCATTACTTAAGGAGGACACGTGAAATAAATAGTCCAGGGATTCTTTCCACTGCATACATATATGGAATAGttcacaattatgataaacaaTATTGATCAGCAAAGCCACATTCGCTTGCAAAGCATGCTGGTACTACCCTCATTGTGTGAACTGTCTCAAGATAaaagtccacacacacacacaaatgcaaacATTTTCCAAACAATTCAGTAAAGCAATTACAACAATATATTATATTGTCAGTATACTATCAAAGGATAAAGTTCACTCTTTGCAGCACACACATAAAGTATAAAACGTTTTTAAGCATAATATTATAAGTAACATGCAACTTACTGAcaattttctccttcagagtctaaaacatgtacaaaaacatttaggaagaaaaccccaaaactttgtgctctgtttttttttaaatgcctgtGCACATAGAAATAAACATCTATACTCAGAGGTGTAACAGACCTggacaaaaaaaataatttagcaAAAGTCTATAAAGTATTAAAACTCTTGctaggcttccccccccccccatctttgaGGCTTGATAAGCAATCTATCAAAttgaacagaacaacaacaaaacggaCACAAAAGCCATACTTAGGACAGGCCAAATGGTTTGCCAGACTTGGCAAACCGGTTTAATCTACTTCCTCAAAGGTCCTCCTGTCAAGATGAAGGATGACCCTCTTCTACTTCTGAATTAAGCTGGCTGTCATTCCAAGTCCTCCGTTGCTCATTCAGGTGGGTCACTTTAGTGAATCTTCTTGCAGGAGGAAGTTCATTACTTGTCCCCAGGTCATTAGGCAGTAGGGACCCACGCAGTTCAGTCGACATCAGAACGTGCAAGGATTCTGCCCCATCTTCAACATCCACTTGAATTCCCAGAGCTTTAAGAATGTCACATTTGCACATGGGACACGTCCCGTGGTCTAGAATCCAAGGGTCAATGCAATTCTTATGGAAAAAATGATTACAAGTTAGAACACGAATTGTATCATTATGCTTATAGACTTCAAAGCAAATGACGCAAATATCTCCATTTGGTGTTATTTCCTTGTCCCCGTCTTTCAACACCTTGAGTTGGAGCTGGGCAAACGCTTTCCTGAGATGTGTTGCGAATTGCTGCCATCTCCTGTTCTGAACTCTTGCTACCCAAACTCTGTGGATCTGATAAAAGATGAAGTAGGCTAAGACAGCAGTTGTGGCAATGACAAAAGTCACAAAGTAGTGATTCATCCAGATGAtgtgtttcctccccacctcaaTCATGGCTGTGACATGAACCCCCTTCCGAATCAAATGGAAGATTTCGGAGCCTTTCAAGTTGCCAATCATCACCACCACAAAGTCTTCAAAAGCCTGGTGAGACATGGGGAACATCTGATTGCCAGTTCCAGCAAAGTTATAGATGATTACACCTCTGGCTCCTTTCTCGACGGCCACCTTAATCTTCTGTGTGAATGTACAGCCTCCTCGTTCTACAAGTGCAAGCCAAgtctgaatgccctttgcctggcTGTAACtggtattgggatggcatgcatTTTGGGACTTTCCATCTGGTGGCACAATAATGCCTGACACTCTCTTCAGTGTGGAGCTTCTTCCGAATATACCCGTCTCTCCCAACTCGGACAACATGTGATTTCCAACATGGAAGGAAATGTTCATGTAAGCAGTCCAAATAGCATCGGCCCTGCAACAGTTTGGACTAAGAAGCCAAAGAAAACTGAATTTCACCAGCCAGGATACGGTATTCTTTCCTCCCATGCCAACCTTGAGTGCCCTCATCTCTCTCTTCGCCCAGCGACCGTAGAGCCCAGCCACCGTCCGAGGGTGACCTCCACATCTATTGGCAGGCACTCAGTTGCAAATGAAAAAAATCTTCGGGGTGAAAATCAGTTCCAATATCTTCCAACATGTTTTCATAAGGAGTTCTTGAAGATATCTTATGCGTTTCAGATGTTTTATTAGAGAGAGGAAAGAGATTAAACGAAAGCCCCAGTCTCCCTACTGAGTGTCCAGCTACTGCTTACTCTTGGGCCATGTGATTAtgacataaaagaaaacacagccAATTGGATAAGAGCTTAGAGCCTGCAGGAAATGTATGGCCTTGCCTGTTTCAAGTGGTGTTACAGGTGATGTGATATGATTGACTAAGCTACATATACTGTCAGCAGTTATCATTtaagttaaaaattaaatgtgACTTTCTTTCATATAAAATTCACGAACTGTCTGCCCGTCAAAGCCAGAAAGCACGAGTTAAGAGAGCCATGTGATTATTTTTTCTTCACTATGAATATATTTGCAACAAAATGGAAAGCTTTTGAAAAacaaatgatcatttaaaaattagcaCTCTGAGCGATGGGAGGTAAAAGCAATGCACTTAAGAGCTAATGATTTATAACATattgaagcacctgtgtgtgtgtgtacgtgtgtgtgtacgtgtgtgtgtgtgtgtgtgtgtgtgtgagagagagagagagagagagagagagagagagagagagagagagagagagagaggagtttcAAGAAGTTCcagttttcattatcttttcattgcaGACCCGACATCTGTCCCTAATCGAACCCTATTTtgagggaagaggaggaagcaggAAAATGACTAAATACAGCAATCAGCGGTCCTAAAGTCAGACCCAACTCACGGCCACTAGGAACAACTCCCCCTGGTCCCACGTCCATTGCAGGGCAGGCTGG includes these proteins:
- the RNF133 gene encoding E3 ubiquitin-protein ligase RNF133, giving the protein MGGKNTVSWLVKFSFLWLLSPNCCRADAIWTAYMNISFHVGNHMLSELGETGIFGRSSTLKRVSGIIVPPDGKSQNACHPNTSYSQAKGIQTWLALVERGGCTFTQKIKVAVEKGARGVIIYNFAGTGNQMFPMSHQAFEDFVVVMIGNLKGSEIFHLIRKGVHVTAMIEVGRKHIIWMNHYFVTFVIATTAVLAYFIFYQIHRVWVARVQNRRWQQFATHLRKAFAQLQLKVLKDGDKEITPNGDICVICFEVYKHNDTIRVLTCNHFFHKNCIDPWILDHGTCPMCKCDILKALGIQVDVEDGAESLHVLMSTELRGSLLPNDLGTSNELPPARRFTKVTHLNEQRRTWNDSQLNSEVEEGHPSS